A genomic segment from Ochotona princeps isolate mOchPri1 chromosome 11, mOchPri1.hap1, whole genome shotgun sequence encodes:
- the LOC101519239 gene encoding putative vomeronasal receptor-like protein 4 — protein MLLFKNVFFFQAGIGILANVFLLIFYTSTIHQIHRTRPTDIITCHLAFVHLMMLLVTLDILSADMFKWLAFSNELKCKLFFYLSRVMRGLSISTTCLLSIIQVITISPSSFYLSRFKQKLTNYIVIAVFCMWCLNLSSNSNMIIYTVAHSNRTNLFNISKYCSFSSMNSVIRKIFFMLELSQSVFFVGIMLFSSMYMVIFLCRHQRKSEYLHSMSILPRICPAKRATCTVLVLVSFFVIMYCLDIIISSLSTILWKYEPMVLDIQRLVGNIYATVSPLVHISSDKRMLGLLK, from the coding sequence AtgttgttatttaaaaatgtgttttttttccaagCTGGCATTGGAATATTAGCCAATGTTTTCCTGCTCATCTTTTATACCTCCACAATCCACCAGATTCATAGGACAAGGCCCACTGATATAATCACCTGTCACCTGGCCTTTGTGCATCTAATGATGCTGCTTGTTACACTGGATATTTTATCTGCAGATATGTTCAAATGGTTAGCTTTTTCCAATGAACTGAAGTGTAAGCTTTTTTTCTACCTGAGCAGGGTGATGAGGGGTCTCTCTATTTCTACTACCTGTCTCCTGAGCATCATTCAGgtcatcaccatcagtcccagctccttctatTTGTCAAGATTCAAACAGAAACTCACAAATTATATCGTCATTGCTGTCTTCTGTATGTGGTGCCTCAACCTGTCTTCCAATAGCAATATGATCATCTATACGGTAGCTCATTCCAACAGGACCAACCTATTCAATATCAGTAAATACTGTTCATTTTCCTCAATGAACTCTGTcatcaggaaaatatttttcatgcttGAATTATCCCAGAGTGTTTTCTTTGTAGGAATCATGCTATTCTCCAGCATgtacatggtgattttcttatgtaggcatcagaggaagtctgagtacctTCATAGCATGAGCATTCTCCCAAGAATTTGCCCAGCAAAAAGGGCTACTTGTACTGTCTTAGTGCTggtgagtttctttgtgattatgtactGTTTAGATATCATCATCTCATCTTTATCAACCATTTTGTGGAAGTATGAACCTATGGTCCTGGATATCCAGAGGCTTGTGGGAAATATCTATGCCACTGTCAGTCCTTTGGTACACATTAGTTCTGATAAAAGAATGCTTGGTCTTCTGAAATAA